The nucleotide sequence GGGCGAACAGCGTGTGGTCCTTGCCCACGCCGACGTTCACGCCGGGGTGGAACTGGGTACCGCGCTGGCGCACGATGATCGAGCCGGCGCTGATCAGTTGGCCGCCGAAGGCCTTCACGCCGAGCATCTTGGGCTTGGAATCGC is from Variovorax paradoxus and encodes:
- the rpmA gene encoding 50S ribosomal protein L27, which encodes MAQKKGGGSTRNGRDSKPKMLGVKAFGGQLISAGSIIVRQRGTQFHPGVNVGVGKDHTLFALVDGHVSFGFKGALNKHMVNVTPAA